One part of the Bacteroidetes bacterium SB0662_bin_6 genome encodes these proteins:
- the iolG gene encoding inositol 2-dehydrogenase, translated as MRLPIALIGAGRIGRIHGANVRADHRIALRYIVDPDGEAAAELSGVTGAKAVSLNEALDDKELAGVVIASATHTHADLIERIAGLGIPIFCEKPLDLSTTRAQACVDAVTKNDIPFVIGFNRRYDPDFVRLHALVRDGVLGNVESIQIISRDPSPPSLDYIRASGGLFRDMAIHDFDVARWLLGEEPDEVSASGSSIVDPAIGEAGDIDTALITLRTPGGRLCSISNSRRTSYGYDQRVEVHGSLRTARVENQPETQLLISGDEGSTGSRNKHFFHDRYAEAYRMEMRHFVSVIMGNETPRTTVLDGLRALELADAAAQALKEKRTIQVRYVR; from the coding sequence ATGAGGTTACCGATTGCGTTGATTGGGGCCGGTCGCATTGGACGGATTCACGGGGCAAATGTCCGTGCGGACCATCGCATAGCGTTGCGGTATATCGTGGATCCGGACGGGGAGGCAGCCGCAGAATTGTCCGGCGTGACCGGAGCCAAAGCCGTATCTCTGAATGAGGCGCTGGACGACAAGGAGCTTGCCGGCGTCGTGATTGCCAGCGCCACGCATACCCATGCGGACCTCATCGAACGCATTGCCGGTCTTGGCATCCCGATTTTTTGTGAGAAGCCTCTGGATCTTTCGACAACCCGCGCCCAGGCTTGCGTCGACGCGGTGACAAAGAATGATATTCCTTTCGTCATCGGCTTCAACCGGCGCTATGACCCTGACTTTGTACGACTGCACGCATTGGTAAGAGATGGGGTGTTAGGCAATGTCGAGTCTATCCAGATCATCAGTCGGGATCCTTCGCCTCCATCGCTGGACTACATTCGGGCCAGCGGGGGTCTGTTTCGTGACATGGCGATTCATGATTTCGATGTGGCCCGCTGGCTGTTGGGAGAAGAGCCCGACGAAGTCAGCGCCAGTGGCAGCAGCATCGTGGATCCTGCGATTGGCGAAGCCGGTGACATCGATACCGCCTTGATCACCCTTCGGACGCCCGGCGGCCGACTATGCAGTATCAGTAACAGTCGACGCACCTCGTATGGATATGACCAGCGTGTCGAGGTACACGGTTCCTTGCGGACCGCGCGCGTTGAAAATCAACCGGAAACACAGTTGCTCATTTCCGGGGATGAGGGAAGCACCGGCTCCAGGAACAAGCACTTCTTTCATGATCGTTATGCGGAGGCATATCGCATGGAGATGAGGCACTTTGTCTCCGTAATAATGGGTAATGAGACGCCGCGGACCACCGTCCTGGATGGCTTGCGGGCGCTGGAGCTCGCCGATGCTGCGGCGCAGGCGCTGAAAGAAAAAAGAACTATTCAAGTGCGGTACGTTCGGTAG